A window of Oncorhynchus kisutch isolate 150728-3 linkage group LG10, Okis_V2, whole genome shotgun sequence contains these coding sequences:
- the LOC109897496 gene encoding LIM/homeobox protein Lhx4-like: MMQSAAVLPTESPVKGLPEILGVPMQQIPQCAGCSQHILDKFILKVLDRHWHSKCLKCADCQALLADKCFSRAGNVYCKEDFFKRFGTKCASCQQGIPPTQVVRKAQDFVYHLHCFACVMCSRQLATGDEFYLMEDGRLVCKEDYETAKQNDDSEAGAKRPRTTITAKQLETLKIAYKNSPKPARHVREQLSSETGLDMRVVQVWFQNRRAKEKRLKKDAGRHRWGQFYKSVKRNRGGNKVEKESSADDAGLSDSELSFRDDQILSDLGHTNGLYGSVGDVANGGLLNGGFSLDAAGQPYHDIRPGSPYGLPQSPSSIASLSGHTPLLNNLGFTMDSIMIQGGQGGVGQALRAMAGGPTSDLSTGSSTGYPDFPTSPASWLDEMDHSQF, encoded by the exons ATGATGCAAAGTGCGGCTGTTCTACCAACAGAGAGTCCTGTGAAGGGTCTACCGGAGATACTCGGAGTGCCAATGCAAC aAATCCCCCAGTGTGCGGGCTGTAGTCAACACATCCTCGACAAGTTCATCCTGAAGGTGCTGGACCGCCACTGGCACTCCAAGTGCCTCAAGTGCGCCGATTGTCAAGCGTTGCTGGCAGACAAGTGTTTCTCGCGGGCGGGAAATGTGTACTGCAAAGAGGACTTTTTCAA GCGGTTTGGAACAAAGTGTGCATCATGCCAACAGGGGATACCGCCGACCCAGGTGGTGCGGAAGGCCCAGGACTTTGTGTACCACCTGCACTGCTTCGCCTGTGTCATGTGCAGCCGGCAGCTGGCCACTGGGGATGAGTTCTACCTCATGGAAGACGGCAGGCTGGTGTGCAAGGAGGACTACGAGACGGCCAAACAGAATG ATGATTCAGAGGCAGGTGCAAAGCGACCACGAACCACCATCACAGCCAAACAGCTGGAGACCCTTAAAATCGCCTACAAGAACTCTCCCAAGCCAGCGCGCCACGTCCGCGAGCAGCTCTCCTCAGAGACGGGGCTGGACATGAGAGTAGTGCAG GTGTGGTTCCAGAATCGTCGTGCAAAAGAGAAGCGTCTGAAGAAGGACGCAGGGCGGCACCGCTGGGGTCAGTTTTACAAAAGTGTCAAACGTAACCGAGGGGGCAACAAAGTGGAGAAGGAGAGTTCAGCAGATGATGCGGGACTGAGCGACAGTGAGCTCAGCTTCAGAG ACGACCAgatcctgtcagacctgggccacACCAACGGTCTGTATGGGAGCGTGGGCGACGTGGCCAACGGAGGCTTGTTGAACGGAGGCTTCTCTCTGGACGCTGCTGGACAACCCTATCATGACATTCGGCCGGGCAGTCCCTACGGCCTCCCCCAGTCGCCGTCGTCCATCGCCTCGCTGTCCGGCCACACCCCGCTGCTCAACAACCTGGGCTTCACCATGGACAGCATCATGATCCAGGGGGGGCAGGGTGGCGTGGGACAGGCTCTCAGGGCCATGGCAGGAGGCCCCACCTCTGACCTCTCCACAGGGAGCAGCACGGGCTACCCAGACTTCCCCACCAGCCCTGCCTCATGGCTGGACGAGATGGACCACTCCCAGTTCTGA